The stretch of DNA TGGCGGGTAAATAGGGAAAGCCCCTACGGAGGGGCTTTCGTCGGGTTGGGCAGTTGATCTCTGGTATTGGTCAGCGGTGATGCGCTCCTCCTCCCTAGGCGCTGTTTGCGCCCCTGCCGGTTTCCGTAGTTAGAAACTCTAATAAGTAGCCCGGCTGATCGTCCAGCGACAGACCAAGAATTCTCCCGGCTTTCCGGAAACAGCCGTTACCGATCCCGATGGCGTAGGCCCGGGCCATCCATTCACTGTGCCCGACGTCCCTCGAGTGTGAACTAGGCTGCGCCTTCGCGGCTGCAGCGAAGGCCGGTACCTACCGGACGGCGTTGTTGGCGTTCACGCGGCCGTGCGCCCAGTAGGTGCCTACGCCATCGATTGCGTCGGTGGTTGACTCCACCTTGGCGCGTACCGCGGAGTTGGCGGCCGCGGGATCCTTGCTCCAGACAAGAGCGGCAGTGGCGGCGACAACCGGCGTGGCCATCGACGTGCCGCTGCCGATGTCATAACCCTGCGAGCGACCGCTCTGCGTCGCCAGGACGAAGTCGTGGTTCGGGAACGTCGAGTAGACGCTGACGCCGGGCGCTGCGACATCCACCCACGGGCCGAAGGTGGAGAACGATGCCTTGGCGTCTGTATTGTCGGTTGCCCCCACGGCAATGACGTTCTGGTAGGCGCCCGGGTACATCATGGTCTGGCTGCCGGTGTTGCCTGCTGCCGCAACGAGCACCACGCCTTTTTTCCAGGCGTTGTTGACGGCAGTTTCGAGCGTGCGTGACGCCCGCACGGCGAGGCTCATGTTGATCACCTTTGCGCCGGCACCGACCGCCCAGTTGATCCCATCCACAAGGTCTGAGGTGAATCCGGCCCCGCTGTCGTTCAGCACTTTGCCGGCCAAGATTTTGCAATCCGGGCACACGCCTGCGACGCCTTCCGTGTTGTTGGCAACGGCGGCGATGATGCCGGCGACGTGGGTGCCGTGGCCGTACTTGTCCTCGTTGGTTTTCGCGTTGCTGAAGTTGGCGCGTGCAACAACCTGCGGGTTGATGTCGTCGTTGTCGGTTGCGACACCGGAATCGAGAACAGCCACTTTGATGCCCTTGCCGGTGGTGACGCTCCACGCCTCGACGGCGTCGACGTCGGCGTCCGCTTTGCCGGGTGCCACGGTCAGCGTGTTGGCGGTGTTGTTGAATGACTGGCCCTCGTTTTGCAGTGCGTACTGCCGGGGGAAATACGGGTCGTCCGCAGCGGCGGCAGTAGCGGGCTGGTCCGGCTCGGCGTACTCGACTGCCGGGTTCCGGCTTAGAGCATCCGCGAATTGGAGTTCTGTACCGGCCGGTACTTTGACCACGTGCGCTCCGGTGCTGCCGCTGCCCGGTCCATCGCTGAGGCCCTGCAGGCCCAGGACGCCCACCGCGGCACCGTCGTCGCGGAACTTCACCATGATCTGCCCCGTCATTGGCGAGGACTGGGCCGCGTTGCTTGGGGCGGCAAGGGTAATTCCGCCAAACGCCATCATTGCCGCTGCGAAACTGGCCACAACAAGTTTTTTCATGGGGTCATCTTGCCCCGATCACCGGACGCTAGATAGTGCCTGCCGCCTAATTAACAGATGAGTTTCCTTCCAAACCCAGCGCCCGCCGATGGTGGTGGAGGCAGTCGCCCGGCGGCTAACCGCGCGGCTACAGCGGCACGACGGCGGCACGCCGCCATAGGCATGCGCCCCGCCAAAAAAATATTTCGGCGACAACCCATCCGAAATGTGACGGCAAACGAATAGCTGGGGTAACCCCTTGGGTTGGCACGAAGAAAGCTGATCCATAAACGCACAGCACATCTAGGAGATCACCATGGCAACACAAACCAGGACCGGTATGGCCGCCCGTACCAACGTCCAAAAGGCATCGATGGTTGTCGGCGCAGTGTTCCTGCTGGTCGGCATCCTGGGCTTCGTTCCGGGAATCACGGGCAACTACGACCAACTGGGCCTCGCCGGCCACCACTCCGAGGCCATGCTGCTGGGCCTTTTCCAGGTTTCGGCCCTGCACAACATCGTCCACCTGCTCTTCGGCGTAGCCGGCATCGCCATGGCCCGGACCGCCACTGCAGCCCGCTCCTTCCTCCTCTACGGCGGCATCATCTACCTGGTCCTTTTCGTCTACGGCCTGGTGGTCCCCCAGGATTCGGACGGCAACTTCGTCCCGTTGAACGGCTTCGACAACATCCTGCACCTGCTGCTCGGCGTCGGGATGGTGGCCCTGGCCGTGATCCTCACCAAGGGCCGCGCCAAGGCGCGCGCCTGAGGCACTCCCCCGCGGCCACCGGCCGCATTAAGACCGGCGATGGCCCCGATCGCAGCTTCCGCTGTTATCGGGGCCATTGCCGTTTCCTGCGTTCCCCTGCTGCGCAGCGTTATGCCCGCAGAGGCCGCGGCACTCGGCTGCAGGTCAGGCAGAGGCCGTGGCTGAGCGGACAGCTTCGGCCAAGGAGGTGGCGGGGCGTCCGATCAGCGTGCGCAGGTCTCCGGCGCTGACCAGGAGGTCACCGCGGGCAATCCCCAGGTCAGAATCAGCCAGGATCTCCGCGAAGGCTTCCGGCACTCCGACGCCAGCCAGCATTCCGGCGTACTCCTGCGCGGGGAGGTCCTGGTAGGAGATTTCCTTGCCGGTGGCGGCGCTGATCTCTGCCGCAAGTTCCGCCATGGTGAAGGGTTCATCGCCGCCCAGCTCGTAAATCTTGCCGGCCTGGTGGTCGGCAACCAGCACAGCAGCAGCAGCGTGGGCGTAGTCAGCGCGGGAAGCTGCGCTGACCCGGCCCTCCCCGGCGCTTCCGGCGATCCCACCCTGTGCGAGCGTGCCGGGCAGCTGATCGGTGTAGTTCTCCAGGTACCAGCTATTGCGAAGAAGAACGAAAGGAACGCCCGCTTCCTGCAGAATGGCCTCGGTTTCCTGGTGCTCGACTGCCAGCTTCATCGCTGTGGTGTCCGCGTTGGCGATGCTCGTGTAGGCGAGCAGTTCAACACCTTCTGCCTTCGCGGCCTGGATGACGGTTCGGTGCTGCTCCACCCGCTGCCCCACCTCGCTGCCGGAAATGAGGAGCACCTTCTGCGCCCCCTTTAACGCCTCCGCCACGGAGGCGGGATCGGTGTAGTCCATGGCCTTGACCTGGACGCCGCGCGCGGCGAAGTCTGCGAGCTTTTCAATGGAGCGCCCCGTGGCCACGATGTCTTCCGCGGGAACGTGGCGCTCCAACAGTGCCTCGACTACGTGGCGGCCCAGCTGGCCGGTTGCGCCGGTGATGACGATGCTCATGGGTTTCCTTTCGATTTGGTGTCTATCACCGATGCCAACAAAGGCTTTTCGAAGTTGCTTCCCGAAAGAGAGTACGCACTTTCAGGTAAGGTACCTGCATGGACGTTAGTACGGCTGATTCTGCCCATGCCACGCGCCTCCCGGCAGCCCTCGCCGACGGCGTATTTCCGGCCGGGTGCCCCAGCCGCACGCTGCTCGACCACATCACCAGCAAGTGGGGCGTGCTGATTCTGCTTGCTTTATCGGAGGGCGGGCAGCGCTGGAGCGAACTGCGACGGCGTGCAGAGGGCGTCAGCGAGAAAATGCTGGCCCAGACCCTGAAGACCCTTGAGCGCGACGGCCTGGTCAGCCGGAAAGCCCAGCCGGTCATTCCGCCGCGGGTGGACTACAGCCTCACCGAGCGCGGCTATGAGTTGAGCGCCCTGCTGGTTCCGCTGGTGGCCTGGGCCTTCGAAAACGCCGACGACATCATCAACGGGCAGCGCCCCGACTGACGACGGGGTGTGGTTCTGCGCGCATGCAGTTCCTTTGAACAGCTGAAGCCGCCCGCACCTCACTTCAGGGCGGGCGGCTGCAGCTGTCAGTGTTTCCGTGTTCAACCGTCGATGCTGGCCATGTTCGCGTCGTCATGGCGTGCACCGGCGGCGGGAGTGAGCCTGTCCAGCCGGTCGATTTGTGCCGTGCTGAGCTCGATACTGTCGGCTGCGGTGTTCTCCTCGACGCGACCCACCCGTTTCGTGCCGGGGATCGGGGCTACGTCGTTGCCTCGGGTCAGCAGCCATGCAAGTGCGGTCTGGGCGGGGCTCGCTCCGGTTTCGGCGCCGATGGCCCGGACCTCGTCGACGATCCGGAGATTGCGCTGGAAATTCTCGGCGGTGAAGCGTGGGTTGGTTTTGCGCCAGTCGTCGTCAGCGAAGTCGTCAACAGTGCGGATCTGCCCGGTCAGGAGGCCGTGCCCGAGCGGTGAGTACGGCACGAGGCCGATACCGAGCTCGCGCAGCAGCGGGAGGATCTCGGTTTCGGGGTCGCGTGTCCACAGGGAGTATTCGGTCTGCAAAGCTGCCAGGGGGTGGACCGCATGCGCGCGGCGGATCGTGGAGGGGCTGGCTTCGGACAGGCCAATGTGGAGGACCTTGCCTTCTGCGACTAATTCGGCCAGGGCGCCGACAGTGTCCTCGATGGGGGTATTCGGGTCGACCCGGTGTTGGTAGTAGAGGTCGATGTGGTCGGTGCCGAGGCGCTTGAGAGATCCCTCGACGGCGGCGCGGACGTTCGCGGGGCTGCTGTCGATGAGACCGCGTCCCTCGGTGTGGGATAACAGGCCGAACTTAGTGGCGACCACTACTTGGTCACGGCGGCCCTTGATCGCCCGACCAACGACCTTTTCGCTGTGGAACGGCCCGTAGACCTCGGCGGTGTCGATGTGCGTGACACCGAGATCTATCGCGCGATGGATTGTGCGGATCGACTCGTCGTCGTCGGTACTGCCGCCGGTGGTGTAGGTCCCGGCCATGGTCATGGCGCCCAGACCAATCCGGGAGACGCTCAATGCGCCCAGTGCTGAATTCTTCATGGGATGAATCTGTCTTTCTGTGGTGGTGGGGGCTGGTGGTCGCGCGCGCCGGGGCCGGCCCCGTGCCCTTAGCAAGATGCAGGACACCAGGTGAGCTTTGGGCGGGCGGTTAGGGGTTGTTGTGGGCGAGGTTGGAAGAGAGTTCGCGGTGGGCGTCGGCCTGAGCGAGCAGCTCCTTGGCCTTCTGCTCAAAGGTTGCGACGGCGTCAGCGCCGGCGGCAAAACGCAGTGGCGGCTCGTCCAGCTCGGCTAGTTGGATCAGGGCGTCGGCGAGCTTGGCCGGGTCCCCGCCTTGCTTGCCGTTCATGCCTTGCCAAGCGGTGACGGTCTGCTCGGTGCGGTCGGCGTAGTCCTCGATGCTCGATTCGGCGAAGCTGGTGGATTCCGGGCTGAGGAGCTCGGTGCGGAAGAACCCGGGCTCCACCAGCATGGTGCGGATCCCGAACGGAGCGACTTCAGGGGCCAGCGACTCGAGCCAGCCCTCTACGCCGAACTTCGATGCGGCATAAGCGGTGCAGAACTCCTGTCCGGCGATGCCCGCGGTGGAGGAAATCGTGACCAGCAGGCCAGAGCGCTGGGCGCGCAGGACCGGCAGGGCTGCACGGGTGACGTTGATGGGCCCGAACAGGGTGGTTTCGATCTGTGCCCGGAAGTCGCCCGGGGTGATTTCTTCGAAGAAGCCTGCGTAGAAGTTGCCGGCGTTGTTTACCAGCACGTCGATCTTGCCGAACCGCTCAACGGCGGCCTGGATGGCCGCTTCCGCCGCGGCGGGGTCGGTGACGTCGAGCGCTACGGCCAGCAGGTTCTCGTTTTCGCCCACAGCCTGGGCTATCTTTTCCGGGTTGCGGCCGGTGGCGACCACGGCGTGTCCGGCGGCCAGAGCGGCCCTTGCGATGTCGGTCCCCATCCCGCGGCCGGCGCCGGTGATGAACCAGACCTTCCTGCCCATGTCGTGCGGCTGTCCGGTCACGGTGTTCTGTTCGGTAGTGTTCTGTTCAGTCATGGTGTGGTTCTGTCTTTCCCGGGGTGCGTGTTCCCGGCAGCGCTCTGCGTGCGCACATCAGGGACGGTGGATCCGCCGGCGGTTTCGCCGGCAGTGGTTGTTTCGGGAGGCGTTGATGCCCAGCTGGCGAGGAACGCCAGCGCGTTTGCGGACGCGGAGCCGGGCTCTGCGGTGAAGGTGAACAGGGTCTGGCCTTCATCGCCGGGAAGGTCCAGCGTCTCGTATTGCAGCGACAGGTCCCCAGCGACCGGGTGGTGGAAGCGCTTGGTCCCTGTGGTGTGGATCCGCACGTCGTGTCCTGCCCATAACGCGGCGAACAGGCCGCTGCGCGTAGTCAGCTCACCGACCAGTTCGTTGAGCGCCCGGTCGTGCGGGTTGCGCCCAGATTCCGAGCGCAGCATCGCGACCGTGGTGGCGGCGATGGCGCGCCAATCGGGGTAGAAGTCACCTGCGCCCGGATTAAGGAAGAGGTAGCGCGCCTGGTTAGGCAGCCGGACCGGGGTGTCCGGCCCCGACGGTGCGGCGGAGCTGAACACCGGCGCGTACAGCGCCCGGCCTAGCAGGTTTGCAGCCAGCACGTCCGAACGGCCGTTCTGCACCATAGCGACCACGCCGGTCATTCCGTCCAGCAGGCGCAGCACC from Arthrobacter sp. B3I9 encodes:
- a CDS encoding SDR family oxidoreductase is translated as MTEQNTTEQNTVTGQPHDMGRKVWFITGAGRGMGTDIARAALAAGHAVVATGRNPEKIAQAVGENENLLAVALDVTDPAAAEAAIQAAVERFGKIDVLVNNAGNFYAGFFEEITPGDFRAQIETTLFGPINVTRAALPVLRAQRSGLLVTISSTAGIAGQEFCTAYAASKFGVEGWLESLAPEVAPFGIRTMLVEPGFFRTELLSPESTSFAESSIEDYADRTEQTVTAWQGMNGKQGGDPAKLADALIQLAELDEPPLRFAAGADAVATFEQKAKELLAQADAHRELSSNLAHNNP
- a CDS encoding SDR family oxidoreductase — translated: MSIVITGATGQLGRHVVEALLERHVPAEDIVATGRSIEKLADFAARGVQVKAMDYTDPASVAEALKGAQKVLLISGSEVGQRVEQHRTVIQAAKAEGVELLAYTSIANADTTAMKLAVEHQETEAILQEAGVPFVLLRNSWYLENYTDQLPGTLAQGGIAGSAGEGRVSAASRADYAHAAAAVLVADHQAGKIYELGGDEPFTMAELAAEISAATGKEISYQDLPAQEYAGMLAGVGVPEAFAEILADSDLGIARGDLLVSAGDLRTLIGRPATSLAEAVRSATASA
- a CDS encoding helix-turn-helix transcriptional regulator, which codes for MDRNNDIREFLISRRAKISPEQAGIPSYGELRRVPGLRREEVAQLAGVSTDYYTRLERGSIRGVSDSVLEAVAAALNLDEAERAHLMDLARAANMPSRRALQRPPQQRVRPGVLRLLDGMTGVVAMVQNGRSDVLAANLLGRALYAPVFSSAAPSGPDTPVRLPNQARYLFLNPGAGDFYPDWRAIAATTVAMLRSESGRNPHDRALNELVGELTTRSGLFAALWAGHDVRIHTTGTKRFHHPVAGDLSLQYETLDLPGDEGQTLFTFTAEPGSASANALAFLASWASTPPETTTAGETAGGSTVPDVRTQSAAGNTHPGKDRTTP
- a CDS encoding aldo/keto reductase, encoding MKNSALGALSVSRIGLGAMTMAGTYTTGGSTDDDESIRTIHRAIDLGVTHIDTAEVYGPFHSEKVVGRAIKGRRDQVVVATKFGLLSHTEGRGLIDSSPANVRAAVEGSLKRLGTDHIDLYYQHRVDPNTPIEDTVGALAELVAEGKVLHIGLSEASPSTIRRAHAVHPLAALQTEYSLWTRDPETEILPLLRELGIGLVPYSPLGHGLLTGQIRTVDDFADDDWRKTNPRFTAENFQRNLRIVDEVRAIGAETGASPAQTALAWLLTRGNDVAPIPGTKRVGRVEENTAADSIELSTAQIDRLDRLTPAAGARHDDANMASIDG
- a CDS encoding helix-turn-helix domain-containing protein; this translates as MDVSTADSAHATRLPAALADGVFPAGCPSRTLLDHITSKWGVLILLALSEGGQRWSELRRRAEGVSEKMLAQTLKTLERDGLVSRKAQPVIPPRVDYSLTERGYELSALLVPLVAWAFENADDIINGQRPD
- a CDS encoding DUF4383 domain-containing protein, yielding MATQTRTGMAARTNVQKASMVVGAVFLLVGILGFVPGITGNYDQLGLAGHHSEAMLLGLFQVSALHNIVHLLFGVAGIAMARTATAARSFLLYGGIIYLVLFVYGLVVPQDSDGNFVPLNGFDNILHLLLGVGMVALAVILTKGRAKARA
- a CDS encoding S8 family serine peptidase, translating into MKKLVVASFAAAMMAFGGITLAAPSNAAQSSPMTGQIMVKFRDDGAAVGVLGLQGLSDGPGSGSTGAHVVKVPAGTELQFADALSRNPAVEYAEPDQPATAAAADDPYFPRQYALQNEGQSFNNTANTLTVAPGKADADVDAVEAWSVTTGKGIKVAVLDSGVATDNDDINPQVVARANFSNAKTNEDKYGHGTHVAGIIAAVANNTEGVAGVCPDCKILAGKVLNDSGAGFTSDLVDGINWAVGAGAKVINMSLAVRASRTLETAVNNAWKKGVVLVAAAGNTGSQTMMYPGAYQNVIAVGATDNTDAKASFSTFGPWVDVAAPGVSVYSTFPNHDFVLATQSGRSQGYDIGSGTSMATPVVAATAALVWSKDPAAANSAVRAKVESTTDAIDGVGTYWAHGRVNANNAVR